Genomic DNA from Solanum pennellii chromosome 3, SPENNV200:
TGAGACCTGTTTAACCATAAGAACTCGTCTTCTTCGACCAATCCAAGTTGTCTTCCATGGAGCATCACCTGAAACTACTGTATAACCtgcatttgtatacaattgtCGAGCACCAAAATCATCCTCATAAGCCCTTAGGACTAAATATTCAAATCTCCAAAATCTTGCAAGAACATCACAGGCCTTAAGCAAAGCAGTTGCAACTTTCCGCCTCCTACAGTTTATCAACATTTTAATGTGTCAAATCAAGTACACCATTTGACAGTAAAAGGCAGACTTAAACTCATCTGTTTATCATTTAACATAGGATAACCATCTATATTTGCAAGTAAACGAAACGACAAATAATGTTCTATGAAAGAACTTCATTTCCTGAATCATGTTTCTTTGACAATTTTTATTAGCTGAATTACCGAAGataatgaaacataaataaaaagtatgTAGCGCCATGTCAATTTTACTTAAATGGACTGGTATTGAATCTTGGACCTGAAGTTGTTCAATACAGCGATCCCAGAAATATAGATATATTCTGTTGCTCCCGGAAGAAACTGAAGAACATCAGTATCTCTATACACCGTGGCATCAACGACTCCTACAAGATCTTGTTCTACCTCAGGAGTGTCACTTGAGGCCTTCGCAACTAAACATACATACCTGTTTAATCAAGTATTTCAGAAAGTGAGAACCGAAtgactattttcatttttagtacAAAAGAACAAACATTGATCTAGTTGGAGTAGCACAACTATAGGTTGGTTGTCTATTCGAGATCTCATAAAAAACATTGAATTAGTTTGAGCTTCATTAGAAATGAAGGAAGCCATCATAACTCAAATATACTCCATTAGCAATAATCTAATTTCAGAATCAGTGAATCACCATAGCAGAGAAACAAGTTATGTTAGCTTACAAATATTAAACAATCCCAATGCACTTAGATTATCTTGTTTGGAACTGAAGCATAGTTTAATACACTTCGATATTCTTAACAGCAAGGTTCAACCTCATTCCTAAGTTTCGTGTTTTACCTGTCTGGTGGAGAATTCTTCAGTCTGTAAAGTAATCCTGAAAGTACTTCAGCCTACATAATCATAATTCTCACTTTATTACGTTGATAAAACAGTGCTGGTGGAATTAtagaataaaatatagaaaatacaGCCAAATTCATATCCTGATTACAGAGATATGAAACTGAAAACAAATATATGATCTTCGTTCTTCTTGTTTTCAAATTGCATATACCCATCTGTTTTTTAGAAagatcatcaacaacaacaacaacaaacccgATATAGTTTTGAATGTGGGTCTGAGAAGGGTAGCGTGTATGTAAATCTTACTACTAGATTGTTTCCAACAGACTCTCCAATCATAACAGCTAACACAAGAGGGGAGGCAACAACCCATAACAAAGTAATGTGATAACTAAAGCACAATGAATAACAAAGGTCCTAAGATAAGCCAGCTATGCTACTAgtattgatacaaaataagAATTGGGAAACATTTACAATGCATCAATCTATCCTGCAAAGAAAACGAGACAACACTCAACTGCCTACTAACCTAACCCCGTATATACAAAGTAATGTAGAAAATAGAGTTCAAAAACAGTGAAGAACctgaaagaattgaaagaataAATCATTGAAGATAAGAAGAGGTTCATAAAAGGCTTGAGCTTGAACAGCAGCAACATTCCTCATTTCTTGTTCAGTCTCAATCATTCTTCTCACTTTCCATccattttcattcacaaaaCATCCCGCTTCACATTCACCTCTTTGTTTTCCCTCAGAATTGATCAGCCCTACTTCTAATTCCCTCGAGGTTGTTGATGAAACTGGAAATGAACTGCTGCAACATTGTGGCATCTGCAATCTTTTTCTCCAATTACGAATACCTTTGCCtttgtctttgtttttgttaattgaaATACCTCTGCGTTTCCAAGAGACATCTTCCTTCAATCTTGTTTGAAAATGCGGTTGCCATTGACATTGTGCCATTTTGTTTTTTCACCTTCCGCTCACTGATTTCTCATCACTGTCAAAAGAGAAACAGAAAGAaaaaccttcttttttttttgtggttgattatactcttctcattctcttttGTCTCGTTTTACATAAttcgaattttattttatttttgagtcaGAATGTAACATAATGAgaatctattttttatttttcaatggAGAACGAATTATGTGgacattataataattattaaaataatattgcgAAAATCCACAAGTACTATGCCCGAAATATAAAGAGAcaaatttatactatactaatgtTCTATTatccttgaacttattttataaataattttcaaccCCTTTTCGGCCACGTaggcactatcttgtggaccTATCAcgagttgatattttctttaagtTAGTGCTACGTAGACcgaaaaagaatagaaaattatttatccaATAAGTTCAGGAGTAACAAGACATTAATATAATAGAAGTGTTTTTCTGAAATTTCAGACATAAATTGAGAGGTATTTACGCATTTTCCCAAATAATACGAGATTTGGAGAagacacatacttcatatagagatattgttttttctttaaaaagaataGGAtcgattatatttttatttgatagacGATAGATAAATTGGattataaatctaaaaaaatatatattattttaatcagTTTTATACTCGACCATAAAAGATAATGTCCAGGTAAGTTTTGTGGCTATAGATCCTCAGTGGATTCTGCTCATAAATTATTAtgacaaaatacaataaaatttttgaatggTTGAAATTCATGTACACTTGGATAATAAGTAGCCTAACACGTGTCCTCTCTTTGGTGCTTGTTGAGTTCCATCAAGGAACCATTGGGCCATAGATTTTGGAAGCACTTTAATGCATTTTGGTACttagttataaaatttatctagtttttgagattttgaaaatgttttgggCCAAAACATATTGTTGATCACCTT
This window encodes:
- the LOC107012073 gene encoding uncharacterized protein LOC107012073, encoding MAQCQWQPHFQTRLKEDVSWKRRGISINKNKDKGKGIRNWRKRLQMPQCCSSSFPVSSTTSRELEVGLINSEGKQRGECEAGCFVNENGWKVRRMIETEQEMRNVAAVQAQAFYEPLLIFNDLFFQFFQAEVLSGLLYRLKNSPPDRYVCLVAKASSDTPEVEQDLVGVVDATVYRDTDVLQFLPGATEYIYISGIAVLNNFRRRKVATALLKACDVLARFWRFEYLVLRAYEDDFGARQLYTNAGYTVVSGDAPWKTTWIGRRRRVLMVKQVSPESTYIY